Proteins found in one Solitalea lacus genomic segment:
- the pth gene encoding aminoacyl-tRNA hydrolase: MKYLIAGLGNIGPEYADTRHNIGFMVLDQFAKEEGVKFNTERHAYYTEVNFKGRTLHLIKPTTYMNLSGKALNYWMQTLKIPVENVLVIVDELALPFGRVQLKPKGGNAGHNGLKNIEALLGTQAYPRIRFGIGDNFPRGRQVDYVLSGFDDDEIPQLPLLIDKSIEMIKGFSTIGIELAMTRLNK, from the coding sequence ATGAAATATTTAATCGCCGGGCTCGGAAACATTGGCCCTGAGTATGCCGACACGCGCCATAATATTGGATTTATGGTACTGGATCAATTTGCCAAAGAGGAAGGGGTGAAGTTTAACACTGAGCGCCATGCGTATTATACCGAGGTGAATTTTAAAGGCAGAACATTGCATTTGATCAAACCTACCACCTATATGAATTTAAGTGGCAAAGCCTTAAATTATTGGATGCAAACATTGAAGATTCCGGTGGAAAATGTATTGGTGATTGTTGATGAATTAGCACTGCCATTTGGACGAGTTCAACTAAAGCCCAAAGGAGGAAATGCGGGACATAATGGTTTGAAAAACATTGAAGCACTGTTAGGCACTCAGGCATACCCTCGTATCCGTTTCGGAATCGGAGATAATTTCCCTCGCGGACGGCAAGTTGATTATGTGTTAAGTGGATTCGACGATGATGAAATTCCGCAACTTCCTTTACTGATTGATAAAAGTATTGAGATGATAAAAGGTTTTTCAACCATAGGGATTGAACTGGCTATGACGAGATTGAATAAGTAA
- a CDS encoding 50S ribosomal protein L25/general stress protein Ctc, which produces MKSIAISGSKRSNVGKRDAKELRYEGLVPAVLYGGKEQTHFSVSAADLRPVLYTPDAMFIELTIEGAKHTAIVKDAQFHPLTDVVTHVDFLELFEDKPVVMELPIRLEGTSPGVRIGGKLNQKYRKLKVKGLPKDFVDFVPVDISKLELGKNIRVGEIKLENLEILNAKVDTMVSVLASRATRQADAEAAAATKGGKK; this is translated from the coding sequence ATGAAATCTATAGCTATTAGCGGTTCGAAAAGATCGAACGTAGGGAAACGTGATGCTAAGGAGTTACGCTATGAAGGTTTAGTTCCTGCTGTATTATACGGTGGTAAAGAACAAACTCACTTCTCAGTATCCGCTGCAGATTTACGCCCGGTATTATACACTCCGGATGCAATGTTCATCGAATTAACTATTGAAGGTGCTAAACACACTGCAATTGTTAAAGATGCTCAGTTCCACCCATTAACTGATGTTGTTACTCACGTCGACTTCTTAGAGTTGTTTGAAGACAAACCAGTTGTTATGGAATTGCCTATCCGTTTAGAAGGTACTTCTCCAGGTGTGCGTATTGGTGGTAAATTAAACCAGAAATACCGCAAATTGAAAGTTAAAGGTTTACCTAAAGACTTCGTTGACTTTGTTCCAGTTGATATCAGCAAATTGGAGTTAGGTAAAAACATTCGTGTTGGAGAAATCAAGTTAGAAAACCTTGAAATTTTGAATGCTAAAGTTGATACCATGGTATCAGTTCTTGCTTCACGTGCTACACGTCAGGCAGATGCTGAAGCAGCTGCAGCAACAAAAGGTGGTAAAAAATAA
- a CDS encoding ribose-phosphate pyrophosphokinase produces MPSQFNPVKLFAGSASSVLAEQIAHASARELGDISVSRFSDGEFQPIYNESVRGCDVFLIQSTFAPSDNLMELLLMIDAAKRASAHYITAVIPYFGLARQDRKDKPRVAIGAKLTANLLAAAGAHRVMTMDLHAAQIQGFFDIPVDHLDASVIMVPYIKSLKLPNLVIASPDMGGTARARVFAKALNAEVVICDKQRKRANEIESMSVIGDVKGADIVLVDDICDTAGTLTKAAALLKEKGANSVRAVCTHGVLSGKAYDNIENSVLEELIICDTIPLKKACDKIKVLTVADLFSKAISNVYEHGSISDLFRMGDGVQTKVKF; encoded by the coding sequence ATGCCTTCACAGTTTAATCCAGTTAAGTTATTTGCCGGCTCAGCATCAAGTGTGCTGGCAGAGCAAATTGCTCATGCAAGTGCTCGTGAGCTTGGTGATATCTCGGTTTCGCGTTTCAGCGATGGTGAGTTCCAACCAATTTATAACGAATCTGTTCGTGGTTGCGATGTGTTCCTGATTCAGTCAACATTCGCACCGTCTGATAATTTAATGGAATTGCTGCTCATGATTGATGCAGCTAAACGTGCTTCTGCACACTACATCACTGCGGTTATCCCTTATTTTGGGTTAGCTCGTCAGGATCGTAAAGACAAACCACGTGTTGCCATTGGCGCAAAATTGACGGCTAATTTATTGGCTGCTGCCGGTGCTCACCGTGTTATGACCATGGATTTGCACGCTGCTCAGATTCAGGGCTTCTTTGATATTCCGGTAGATCACCTTGATGCTTCGGTTATCATGGTTCCTTATATCAAATCGTTGAAATTACCTAACCTGGTAATTGCTTCTCCTGATATGGGTGGTACGGCTCGCGCTCGTGTATTTGCAAAAGCATTGAACGCCGAGGTGGTAATTTGTGATAAACAACGTAAGCGTGCCAACGAGATTGAATCAATGTCAGTAATCGGTGATGTTAAAGGTGCTGATATTGTTTTGGTAGATGATATTTGCGATACAGCCGGTACATTAACCAAGGCAGCTGCTTTATTAAAAGAGAAAGGAGCAAACAGCGTTCGTGCAGTTTGTACTCACGGAGTTCTTTCAGGTAAGGCTTACGATAATATTGAGAATTCAGTTTTAGAGGAATTGATTATTTGCGATACCATTCCTTTGAAAAAAGCATGCGACAAAATCAAGGTATTAACTGTTGCTGACTTATTCTCAAAAGCAATTTCCAATGTTTATGAACACGGTTCAATTTCAGACCTGTTCCGCATGGGTGATGGCGTTCAAACAAAAGTGAAATTTTAA
- a CDS encoding protein O-mannosyl-transferase family: MAIYSKLNNLFGWLCFIIATTVYTLTLEPTVSFWDCGEFIASVYRLQVCHQPGAPLFLMVSKLLSLFSSDNTQIAWWVNFGSALASGATVMFLFWTITHLAKKLLKVDQQLSLSAYITVFGAGITGALAYAFSDTFWFSAVEAEAYALSSLFTAVTFWAVLKWENESDQPRVDRWLLFIAYLIGLSIGVHLLNLLAIPAIGMVYYFKKINKGWKGALLSFVISCGILILVQYGIIPGTVSLAASFDLFFVNSLSLPFNSGVIAFILLLIGLLVFGLYYSTKRQKAWLNTTLLCLSFIYIGYTSYGLIIIRAKADPSLNNTSPDNVYSFLSYLNREQFGAGDALLYGPHFASKQYYNQTKTNIYTKGDSKYEVIGKKMEAKVASGQGMVFPRVSNPDHERFYRSWLNRTSGNPTFSDNIEFFTTYQLGHMYWRYFMWNFAGRQNNIQGEGEPIKGNWLSGIKQIDAIRLGDQSCLPPSITQNEAYNRLYFLPLLLGLFGLFYQLKRNSKDFVATSLLFVFTGIAIIVYLNQTPNQVRDRDYAYAASFYAFTIWIGLGVLAVKEFLTKRWDNSFTATLSTTICVLAVPVLMLNQEWDDHDRSQRTIARDIAKNTLDTCAPNAILFVAGDNDTFPLWYMQEVEHYRSDVRIVNLQLLGMGWYGKQLLKPVNKAAEVKLSYTYKQFANSAHDYTPFLNQQISEAVELKELLDFIGSDDIQAKVQLDSGDLVNYLPATKIKLSINKEKMLANASLSKDDEGKIENQMVWSLPEVPLMKNQLLMLNIIANNINDRPIYFHQFLGSEEFCGIDAYFQKEGLVYRVVPIKDDGSVHGIAEKGRVNTNVLYDNLMNKYEWGNINNKTTYIDPTFARNAGWYRDTYNTLAKALLKESKLEDCEKVLDKMEQILPITNTGIGLMQFTRLDTSGLYYNCKAIKKANAIVQDTSEYISKELNHLYAIKPKYSQSTVNEVQTGLYLLQSLAEQAKAFNQIELSRKIEIRLSEFIEKFEITT, encoded by the coding sequence ATGGCTATCTACTCTAAATTAAACAACCTATTTGGTTGGCTTTGCTTTATTATTGCAACTACTGTGTACACCTTAACCCTTGAACCTACTGTTAGCTTTTGGGATTGTGGCGAGTTTATAGCATCAGTTTATAGATTACAGGTTTGCCATCAGCCGGGAGCACCTTTATTCCTTATGGTTTCAAAACTGCTTTCTTTATTCTCTTCAGATAATACACAAATTGCTTGGTGGGTGAACTTTGGCTCTGCATTGGCAAGTGGGGCAACTGTAATGTTCCTTTTCTGGACCATTACTCATCTGGCTAAAAAACTACTTAAAGTTGATCAACAGCTTTCCCTATCAGCCTATATTACCGTTTTTGGTGCTGGAATCACCGGAGCTTTAGCATATGCATTTTCTGACACATTTTGGTTTTCAGCTGTGGAAGCAGAAGCATATGCCCTTTCATCACTTTTCACAGCGGTAACCTTTTGGGCTGTTTTAAAGTGGGAAAACGAATCTGACCAGCCTCGGGTCGACAGATGGCTGCTATTTATTGCCTACTTAATTGGCCTTTCGATAGGGGTTCACCTTTTAAATCTGTTGGCAATACCTGCTATCGGCATGGTGTATTACTTTAAAAAAATAAATAAGGGATGGAAAGGAGCTTTGCTTTCTTTTGTGATTTCATGCGGAATTCTGATTCTTGTTCAGTATGGTATTATTCCCGGCACAGTTTCCTTGGCAGCTTCATTCGATTTATTCTTTGTGAATTCATTAAGTCTGCCATTTAATAGCGGTGTTATTGCATTTATCCTTTTACTTATAGGTTTGCTTGTTTTCGGGCTTTATTATAGTACAAAACGTCAGAAAGCATGGTTAAACACTACCCTACTATGCTTGAGCTTTATTTACATTGGGTATACTTCTTACGGTCTAATCATAATCAGAGCCAAAGCCGACCCCAGCCTTAACAACACTTCGCCTGATAATGTGTACTCGTTTTTAAGCTATTTAAATCGCGAACAGTTTGGCGCCGGTGATGCACTTTTGTATGGCCCTCATTTCGCTAGTAAACAATACTATAATCAAACCAAAACAAACATTTATACCAAAGGAGATTCTAAGTACGAGGTTATTGGTAAAAAAATGGAAGCCAAAGTAGCCTCCGGGCAAGGCATGGTATTTCCAAGAGTTTCCAATCCTGACCATGAACGCTTTTACCGATCATGGTTAAATCGAACTTCGGGTAATCCTACCTTCTCAGACAACATTGAATTCTTTACCACATATCAACTGGGCCATATGTATTGGCGTTATTTTATGTGGAATTTCGCCGGACGTCAAAACAACATCCAGGGAGAAGGAGAGCCAATTAAGGGCAACTGGCTAAGTGGCATTAAACAGATTGACGCCATAAGACTGGGCGATCAGTCTTGTTTACCGCCAAGCATAACTCAAAACGAAGCCTATAACCGTTTATATTTTCTGCCTCTTCTACTAGGTTTATTTGGCCTTTTCTATCAGCTTAAAAGAAATTCAAAAGACTTTGTAGCCACCAGTTTGCTTTTTGTATTTACTGGTATTGCAATTATTGTGTATTTAAACCAAACACCTAACCAAGTACGTGATCGTGATTATGCCTATGCGGCCTCATTTTATGCCTTTACTATTTGGATAGGATTAGGAGTGTTAGCGGTAAAAGAATTCCTGACCAAACGTTGGGACAACTCCTTCACGGCCACATTAAGCACAACGATTTGTGTTTTGGCGGTTCCAGTTTTGATGCTGAATCAGGAATGGGACGACCATGATCGCTCACAGCGTACCATAGCAAGAGATATTGCCAAAAACACCCTTGATACCTGTGCACCCAACGCCATTCTTTTTGTTGCCGGGGATAACGATACGTTCCCTTTGTGGTATATGCAGGAAGTAGAACACTATCGCTCCGACGTGCGCATTGTTAATTTACAATTGCTGGGCATGGGTTGGTACGGAAAGCAATTACTTAAACCAGTGAATAAGGCTGCGGAAGTAAAACTATCTTATACCTATAAACAGTTTGCCAACAGTGCCCATGATTATACACCTTTCTTAAATCAACAAATTTCTGAAGCGGTTGAATTGAAAGAATTATTGGATTTTATTGGAAGTGATGATATACAGGCCAAAGTTCAGCTAGACTCAGGGGATTTAGTTAATTATCTGCCTGCCACAAAAATAAAACTAAGTATAAACAAGGAAAAAATGCTGGCTAATGCTTCGCTAAGTAAGGACGATGAAGGAAAGATCGAAAACCAGATGGTGTGGAGTTTACCAGAGGTGCCACTTATGAAAAATCAACTCCTCATGCTAAACATTATTGCTAATAACATCAATGATCGTCCTATCTATTTTCATCAATTTTTAGGTTCGGAGGAATTCTGTGGTATCGATGCTTATTTCCAAAAGGAAGGATTGGTATACCGGGTTGTTCCTATAAAAGATGATGGTTCGGTACATGGCATTGCCGAAAAAGGACGGGTTAACACCAATGTGTTATATGACAATTTGATGAACAAATATGAATGGGGCAACATTAACAATAAGACTACTTATATCGACCCAACTTTTGCAAGAAATGCCGGCTGGTACAGAGACACATACAATACACTTGCAAAAGCACTATTGAAAGAAAGCAAACTGGAGGATTGTGAAAAAGTTCTAGATAAAATGGAGCAAATTTTACCAATTACCAATACCGGAATTGGATTAATGCAATTCACCCGTTTAGATACTTCGGGACTTTATTACAATTGCAAAGCCATTAAGAAAGCTAATGCAATCGTACAGGATACTAGTGAGTACATCAGTAAAGAATTAAATCACTTGTATGCCATCAAACCAAAATACAGCCAGTCAACTGTAAACGAAGTGCAGACCGGCTTATACTTATTGCAATCATTGGCAGAACAGGCAAAAGCATTTAATCAAATTGAACTAAGCCGAAAGATAGAGATTAGGCTAAGCGAGTTTATCGAGAAATTTGAAATAACAACATGA
- a CDS encoding DUF2723 domain-containing protein produces the protein MTNYTRLNNLLGWVTFLIATTVYTLTLEPTGSFWDCGEFISSAYRLQVCHQPGAPLFLMISKVLSLFAGDRTQIAWWTNFGSALSSGATIMFLFWSVTHLAKKLLVKNGDSVNGSQTFAIMGAGLVGALAYTFSDTFWFSAVESEVYALSSLCTAIVFWAILKWENEANEKYADRWLVFIAYLMGLSIGVHLLNLLTIPALGLVYYFKKHKATTKGAIITFLISCVILVFVQYGLIPGTIAFAAKFDLFFVNTLGMSFGSGVAVFGAIFIALLVSLLLYSINQSKNLLYASAVLLGIMLIFGWGVLAGILYFIIVGFVLFYWKPAINHYVLNVSVLCTMFIMIGYASFAMIVIRAKANPNLNNNDPSNAYSFLSYLNREQYGDRPLGFGPYYNSEMSGQEKGEMQYRKGATKYEEIGPKPVAQYSKKIPFPRIYSDDPNHVQFYKSWLGITGEPTYADNLGFFIGYQVNYMYFRYFMWNFAGRQNDVQGAGAVHEGNWISGIKPLDAVRLGNQDNLPNSITENKAYNRLYFLPLILGLIGLFFQYKRNLKDFTVVFLLFFMTGLAIVLYLNQTPLQPRERDYAYVGSFYAFAIWIGLGVLAIYEFLGKRINMMASAGVATVLCLVAVPYVMAKEEWDDHDRSNRYTSRDLAANYLNSCEPNAIIFTYGDNDTYPLWYCQEVENIRPDVRIVNLSLLGTDWYGRQMKEKMNESAPVKISLPNEKFAAGIRDYTPLFEQNIQGNSELKEVVDFIASDSQDAKAQTQGGELINYLPTKNFKITVDKNAVLKNKVVDAAEEAKIVPSINWTIASNGLYKNDLLALDIIANNLWERPIYFAITVPDRNFYGLQKYFQNEGFAYRLVPMLSDSTDAILGREGSINTKVLYNNVHNKFKWDNYNDGKIYVDPESSRMTTTCKSTFNILAQALYNEGKVDSCVKTLDKMAASIPFISNQVGYNLIPELMCADLYYKCKAPQKANKQIEVLNGFIINQLDYYHSLGMPRMNRFGEEINLGLSLISELANMASQNKQTAVANKLHAELKTLESKFGAVLQQ, from the coding sequence ATGACGAATTACACTAGGTTAAACAACCTCTTGGGATGGGTTACCTTCCTTATTGCAACTACTGTTTACACATTAACTCTTGAACCTACCGGCAGTTTTTGGGACTGCGGAGAATTCATTTCATCAGCCTACCGCCTACAGGTATGTCACCAACCGGGTGCACCTTTGTTTCTAATGATCTCCAAAGTGCTTTCGTTATTTGCTGGTGACAGAACTCAAATTGCCTGGTGGACAAACTTTGGCTCCGCCCTTTCAAGTGGGGCAACCATTATGTTTTTGTTTTGGAGCGTAACACACCTTGCTAAAAAATTATTGGTAAAAAATGGTGACTCTGTTAATGGCTCGCAAACCTTTGCTATTATGGGAGCTGGTTTGGTTGGCGCATTGGCTTATACTTTTTCTGATACGTTTTGGTTTTCGGCTGTTGAGTCGGAGGTTTACGCCTTGTCGTCATTATGTACCGCAATTGTATTTTGGGCCATTTTAAAATGGGAGAACGAAGCTAACGAAAAATATGCAGATCGTTGGTTGGTTTTCATTGCCTATTTAATGGGCTTATCAATTGGAGTGCACTTATTAAACTTATTAACAATCCCTGCTTTAGGTTTAGTGTATTACTTCAAAAAGCATAAAGCAACCACCAAGGGCGCTATTATTACCTTCCTTATTTCATGTGTAATTTTGGTATTCGTTCAGTACGGCTTAATTCCTGGAACAATTGCCTTTGCAGCCAAATTTGACTTATTCTTTGTAAACACTTTAGGAATGAGCTTTGGCAGTGGAGTAGCTGTGTTTGGAGCTATTTTCATAGCATTATTAGTAAGCTTATTGCTTTACAGTATTAATCAAAGCAAAAACCTTCTATATGCTTCTGCTGTATTACTTGGCATAATGCTAATTTTCGGATGGGGAGTTTTAGCAGGTATATTGTACTTTATTATTGTTGGCTTTGTTTTATTTTATTGGAAACCGGCAATCAATCATTACGTATTAAATGTTTCTGTTTTATGCACAATGTTTATCATGATTGGTTACGCCTCTTTTGCAATGATTGTAATCAGAGCAAAAGCCAACCCAAATCTGAATAACAACGATCCTTCAAATGCATATAGCTTCTTAAGCTACCTTAACCGTGAACAATACGGTGATCGTCCTTTAGGCTTCGGCCCGTATTACAATTCAGAAATGAGCGGTCAGGAAAAAGGTGAAATGCAATACCGTAAAGGAGCAACTAAATACGAAGAAATCGGACCTAAACCTGTTGCACAATATTCTAAAAAAATCCCTTTCCCTCGTATTTACAGTGATGACCCTAACCACGTTCAGTTCTACAAAAGCTGGCTGGGCATTACAGGAGAGCCAACCTATGCAGATAACCTTGGTTTCTTTATTGGCTACCAGGTGAACTATATGTATTTCCGTTACTTCATGTGGAACTTTGCAGGACGTCAGAATGATGTGCAAGGAGCAGGTGCTGTCCATGAAGGCAACTGGATCAGCGGCATTAAACCATTAGATGCCGTTCGTTTGGGCAATCAGGATAACTTACCAAATAGCATTACCGAAAATAAGGCTTACAACCGCTTATATTTCTTACCGCTTATTTTAGGCTTAATTGGTTTATTCTTCCAGTATAAACGTAATCTTAAAGATTTCACAGTGGTGTTCTTGCTATTCTTCATGACAGGTTTAGCAATTGTACTTTACCTTAACCAGACTCCATTGCAGCCTCGGGAGCGAGACTATGCTTATGTAGGATCGTTTTATGCATTTGCAATTTGGATTGGTTTAGGCGTGTTGGCTATTTATGAGTTTTTAGGCAAAAGGATAAACATGATGGCATCAGCAGGAGTTGCAACCGTGCTATGCTTAGTGGCAGTACCATATGTAATGGCAAAAGAGGAATGGGATGACCACGATCGCTCTAACCGTTACACCTCGAGAGACTTAGCAGCTAACTATCTTAACAGTTGTGAGCCAAACGCGATCATCTTTACTTATGGCGATAACGACACCTATCCACTTTGGTATTGCCAGGAGGTCGAAAATATTCGACCGGATGTGCGTATTGTTAACCTAAGCTTATTAGGTACCGACTGGTATGGCCGTCAGATGAAGGAAAAAATGAATGAATCTGCGCCAGTTAAAATTTCTTTGCCGAACGAAAAGTTTGCCGCAGGTATTCGCGACTATACACCGTTGTTTGAGCAAAACATTCAGGGAAATTCAGAGCTGAAGGAAGTGGTTGACTTTATTGCCAGCGACAGCCAAGATGCTAAAGCACAAACTCAAGGTGGAGAGTTGATTAATTATCTTCCTACCAAAAACTTTAAAATTACGGTTGATAAAAACGCTGTATTAAAGAATAAAGTGGTAGATGCTGCAGAGGAGGCTAAAATTGTTCCTAGTATAAACTGGACGATTGCATCAAACGGTTTATATAAAAATGATTTATTAGCACTCGATATTATTGCTAACAACCTTTGGGAGCGTCCTATCTATTTTGCAATTACCGTTCCTGATCGCAATTTCTATGGATTGCAGAAATACTTCCAAAATGAAGGCTTTGCTTACCGCTTGGTTCCGATGCTGAGCGACTCAACCGATGCCATTTTAGGTCGTGAGGGCAGTATTAACACCAAAGTATTGTACAACAATGTGCACAATAAATTTAAATGGGATAATTATAATGATGGTAAGATCTATGTTGATCCTGAAAGTTCACGCATGACTACCACTTGCAAAAGTACCTTCAATATTTTAGCCCAAGCATTATACAACGAAGGCAAAGTTGATTCATGTGTAAAAACATTGGATAAAATGGCAGCCTCTATTCCATTCATCAGCAACCAGGTGGGTTACAACCTGATTCCTGAATTGATGTGTGCCGACTTATATTACAAATGCAAGGCTCCTCAAAAAGCAAACAAGCAAATTGAAGTACTGAACGGCTTTATCATTAATCAGCTAGATTATTACCATTCCTTAGGCATGCCGCGCATGAACCGCTTTGGGGAAGAAATCAATTTAGGATTAAGCTTAATCAGTGAGCTTGCCAACATGGCTAGCCAAAACAAGCAAACCGCAGTAGCCAACAAACTACACGCAGAACTTAAAACATTGGAAAGCAAGTTTGGAGCAGTGCTTCAGCAATAA
- a CDS encoding T9SS type A sorting domain-containing protein, producing the protein MDLIQRKKKKENERTHQRIWDEYINKKVRFPNGTELFLGDKLRNDGYDIIIYDYEDGGDLIEKNALAVVQLLQTLYSQYQNTLQDDFVVIGPSYGSLVAQYALAYCEKNNIGHHTRLYISFDGPQQGANVPIGLQQMVDYFLQKGLIGDIFSNAKNGLHRTNAARQMLVHHSIANSETPAPDNFRNIFKSNLTAVGEYPTICRKIAIINGSNDALSNTLLAPCGEMVHFSMNKLISSNKKLNWNCYASAKTNRCESLNMLTDGWLLRKVIGQPKVKILYTQPAANNNSYDAAPGGYFEDTFSEYDGKVRFWAAIAFGWMRKKEYRHNVNATFMPSVSAADIRLPSFNLSYNFKNINLACEGLSPFDRVYAPPINEPHVSITSNNAGWFETEIKGKPGLIPNGSVYDVNISTSATCIDSTPVTLTASSNAGTAVQYIWTVGTELKIVSGQGTSSIQVVKNVPNSTISTVTVSVNSHCGNGTFSKNITVGAPTILTLSGTYTTEGFSAYIDENQSQFCLKSYMFPGFYSGVIALNDQVATNYNWELVSKYPSTATTGIGLVPGTTKDYEVYVKPQNGMATYRLTTTNACGSSSRDFTFVADGDCLIAYAMQSPTSESITIAPNPADNSFTVILEVGLQSNTETSNTTKTAMDYDIKLYDKNMRELKKAKSKGENVTITIADLPNDIYYLIIKDGKNTVNKQILVQH; encoded by the coding sequence ATGGATTTGATCCAAAGAAAAAAAAAGAAAGAGAATGAAAGAACACATCAGAGAATATGGGATGAATATATTAACAAAAAAGTAAGATTTCCCAACGGTACAGAATTGTTTTTAGGTGATAAGCTTCGAAACGATGGTTATGATATTATTATCTATGACTATGAAGATGGTGGAGATTTAATTGAGAAAAATGCATTAGCTGTGGTTCAATTGCTCCAAACGTTATATTCTCAATATCAAAATACTTTACAGGATGATTTTGTCGTAATTGGACCAAGTTATGGGTCGTTAGTGGCACAGTATGCATTAGCCTATTGTGAGAAAAACAATATAGGACATCACACCCGTTTGTACATTTCTTTTGACGGGCCACAACAAGGCGCTAATGTGCCAATTGGATTACAGCAAATGGTAGATTATTTTTTGCAGAAAGGATTAATAGGAGATATTTTTTCAAATGCAAAAAATGGTTTACACAGAACCAATGCCGCTCGACAAATGTTGGTACATCACTCTATTGCAAATTCAGAAACGCCGGCTCCAGATAATTTTAGAAACATTTTTAAATCTAATTTAACTGCAGTTGGGGAATATCCAACTATATGTAGAAAAATTGCAATTATCAATGGAAGTAACGACGCTCTTTCAAATACTCTCCTTGCTCCATGCGGGGAAATGGTACATTTTAGTATGAATAAGCTAATATCCTCCAATAAGAAGTTGAATTGGAATTGTTATGCTTCTGCAAAAACAAATAGATGTGAATCGTTAAATATGTTAACTGATGGGTGGTTATTAAGAAAAGTTATAGGTCAGCCTAAAGTTAAAATATTATATACGCAACCTGCCGCAAATAATAATAGTTATGATGCAGCTCCTGGCGGTTATTTTGAAGATACATTTAGCGAGTATGACGGTAAAGTTAGGTTTTGGGCTGCCATCGCTTTTGGCTGGATGAGAAAGAAGGAGTATCGGCATAATGTAAATGCTACTTTTATGCCTTCAGTGAGTGCTGCAGATATAAGACTGCCAAGTTTCAATCTTTCTTATAACTTTAAAAATATTAACCTTGCATGCGAAGGGCTTTCTCCATTTGACCGGGTATATGCTCCTCCTATAAATGAGCCTCACGTTTCAATAACTTCGAATAATGCCGGTTGGTTCGAAACAGAAATCAAGGGTAAACCAGGTCTAATACCCAATGGTTCAGTTTACGATGTAAATATAAGCACATCCGCTACTTGCATAGATTCAACACCTGTCACATTAACAGCTTCATCAAATGCAGGCACAGCAGTACAATATATATGGACCGTTGGTACAGAGTTAAAGATTGTGTCAGGTCAAGGAACTTCAAGTATTCAGGTCGTAAAAAATGTGCCCAATTCAACTATCTCAACTGTTACAGTTTCTGTAAATAGTCATTGTGGAAATGGTACTTTTTCAAAAAATATCACTGTAGGAGCTCCTACAATTTTAACATTATCGGGAACCTATACAACAGAAGGCTTTTCGGCCTATATTGATGAAAATCAAAGCCAGTTTTGCCTGAAAAGTTATATGTTTCCTGGTTTCTATAGTGGTGTGATAGCCCTAAACGACCAGGTGGCTACCAATTATAATTGGGAATTGGTAAGCAAATACCCAAGTACGGCTACTACCGGTATTGGCTTGGTACCAGGTACTACTAAAGATTACGAGGTGTATGTAAAGCCTCAAAACGGAATGGCCACTTACAGGTTAACTACCACCAATGCTTGCGGATCTTCTTCACGTGATTTTACGTTTGTGGCAGATGGAGATTGTCTTATTGCTTATGCAATGCAATCGCCTACCTCAGAGTCAATTACTATAGCTCCCAATCCTGCAGATAACTCTTTTACTGTTATACTGGAGGTAGGACTTCAATCTAATACCGAGACGAGCAATACAACTAAAACTGCAATGGATTATGATATTAAGCTTTATGATAAAAACATGCGGGAACTAAAGAAAGCCAAATCAAAAGGAGAAAACGTAACCATCACCATTGCCGATTTACCAAACGATATTTATTATCTAATCATTAAAGACGGTAAGAATACCGTAAACAAACAAATTCTTGTTCAACATTAA
- a CDS encoding DUF6252 family protein, protein MKNNFNKIVWLVVLIIFFYACKDFDGTREKEFGCKVNGQKWNPFSDDFKFNPVEAHSYIYSGRRIFYIDGYNSPSNIKIVGFFISDLTTAKDYPLTLSPSNNVGSIKIGDNEYKTDNVNIGTVSIYKLDTVHQKISGVFSFKAKMVDGNITANVTEGYFDVKYKPY, encoded by the coding sequence ATGAAAAACAACTTTAATAAAATTGTATGGCTAGTAGTACTTATCATTTTTTTTTACGCATGTAAGGATTTTGATGGAACTCGTGAAAAAGAATTTGGATGTAAGGTAAATGGACAAAAGTGGAATCCGTTTTCTGACGATTTTAAATTTAATCCTGTTGAGGCCCACAGCTATATTTATTCCGGGAGAAGAATATTCTATATTGATGGTTATAATTCTCCAAGCAATATAAAAATTGTAGGTTTTTTTATTTCAGATTTAACTACTGCTAAAGATTATCCACTGACATTATCCCCTTCTAATAATGTAGGGTCTATAAAAATTGGTGACAATGAATATAAAACAGACAATGTAAATATTGGCACTGTTTCTATTTATAAATTGGATACTGTACACCAAAAAATATCAGGCGTATTTTCATTTAAAGCAAAAATGGTTGATGGAAATATTACAGCTAATGTAACGGAGGGTTATTTTGATGTGAAGTACAAACCTTATTAA